The Cloeon dipterum chromosome X, ieCloDipt1.1, whole genome shotgun sequence genome includes a window with the following:
- the RhoGAP102A gene encoding uncharacterized protein RhoGAP102A, producing the protein MATFKCVKTKKERWLLTRKTWRYMADAGRKLIPEGATNRAEDLPAIEANFQEVCKKEKRFLLWRKSSYPSALKPSRSQRAAARGGKVGAKDRAGSTTELELGILTARLRGARNSLPGDSLEEEINEWEDVETPRLAAKVDKGDKGDKADKKPPFWNRPKSQKAKGSSESMQALTAGQDSGGTEFAPYKKSVLQESQAGAIGAGRKIRYGAGSLPDNSSPDRECVRLRHVERDDRDIRTEGVRESWFKGAIRRSETAIHDFQQTAASRFSKPRNVDRSNSVDETNLETLISDDDGDAYESGQVQSSHSRNYELRQNMTLPGLSLSRPGNYPSAGQVQSKERMTRRTSKSDFFSFQSHLTNWRNSPSDESKPYVPSTSSVSKGSGYHHSSDGGALSPKSFADLRPTPSSTSSRDTQTYESLRYSYKPSDLKPTFKDKRVTATAEGDKKAERVPEAGAKICDQGVQTLAISDAIMAVIDLKVINEIKEVAPESGTQSPVPQETPPKNTSQTSTPRRASVDRGNTVDDCSPSVGDKLMRYLKMARKKNANDKPDRFKTVNYDRNLRFIKAKGPIQDENEKWVQTNESWLSMPDDPNLFDESAVFSSDSSDLGFSSRDSFDAGEMSQGQSFLSQLFSGLQHAAAMQKSKSSSHVGHHGSRLMAKKIWRTRSKSQSRATPSSTSLWTPQGQCRWTSVTGKTVILPGSSLLQLTDIERIVLQQVALAKLQQLNLGVNIRVPPDESTTPAAKPKRRPYLLKRKALTTGFFDTGRKDENKEKDGANLVFGIPLVQCIANDRLSEGRTELRRRSHHGSRTSCSSLAEAAKPEKGGSCESLPAGLLEVAADEEPISPSVPHLVSTCCNHISKYGLNTLGIFRVSSSKKRVRQLRDDFDSGRDVEMPPDLCPHDAATLLKEFFRDLPDPLMSRELYPAFIQTQRIRNRRLQLEALCHLVQLLPAVNRDTLATLLAFLNNVSQNATDRRSDAGEVVPGNKMDSTNLATLFAPNILHCFKPGAKEVDKPEERSDAINVTRSLIDHYAEVFEVSAELLDEMYVHMMDSHPDTLDQLLRKLCYGSDDLADDGDNSVFEGSEGGSSVPRTPTDGTLTPVSNTADEPQRSWADSPKKVWTREEFLHETAGMGGPDVGNSHRARERSKKRGKEEETPTRWFQGSRKREKSSSEEGRRRRSGGSEPTTPISSPPTLSFPSSRSPSLDTSGVITASLKIPFSLDDIPYIEDERTTRSRPSTDSAIGSTLSPVSGASSPSDEGITGRILIPTKISIEPKDKEDGGKTKLMTSSESKVQVVTSGSKVTTTMHTVLRKIERTPSGKEEKKKYTRRRYSDTRHQTTNFPDVEVLESAAAADSNRASQKWKRRELIASDPKEHETFV; encoded by the exons ATGGCTACATTCAAATGTGTAAAAACGAAAAAGGAACGGTGGTTGCTAACTCGAAAAACATGGCGCTACATGGCCGATGCAGGTCGAAAACTGATTCCGGAAGGTGCTACCAACAGGGCCGAGGACCTGCCGGCCATCGAGGCCAACTTCCAGGAGGTATGCAAGAAAGAAAAGCGGTTCCTGCTGTGGCGCAAGAGCTCTTACCCGAGTGCCCTGAAGCCCTCGCGGAGTCAGCGGGCGGCGGCCAGGGGCGGAAAGGTGGGTGCCAAGGATCGAGCGGGCTCGACCACGGAACTAGAGTTAGGCATCCTGACCGCGCGTCTCCGGGGTGCGAGGAACAGTCTGCCAGGTGACTCTCTGGAAGAGGAAATCAACGAGTGGGAAGATGTCGAGACGCCGCGCTTGGCCGCCAAGGTCGACAAGGGTGACAAAGGCGACAAGGCCGACAAGAAGCCACCTTTTTGGAACCGGCCCAAAAGCCAAAAGGCCAAGGGCTCGTCGGAGAGTATGCAGGCGTTAACCGCTGGACAGGATAGCGGCGGAACGGAATTTGCACCCTACAAAAAATCGGTTCTGCAGGAGAGCCAGGCCGGCGCGATTGGTGCCGGAAGAAAAATCAGGTACGGCGCTGGTAGCCTGCCTGACAACAGCAGCCCTGACCGTGAATGTGTGCGGCTTAGGCACGTGGAGAGAGACGACAGGGACATTCGGACTGAAGGTGTTAGAGAATCGTGGTTCAAGGGTGCCATTCGAAGAAGTGAGACCGCCATCCACGACTTTCAACAGACGGCGGCCTCTAGATTTTCCAAACCGCGGAACGTCGACAGGTCGAATTCCGTGGACGAAACTAACTTAGAGACTTTAATCAGTGACGACGATGGCGACGCTTACGAAAGTGGTCAAGTTCAGTCGAGCCACTCGAGAAATTACGAACTTAGGCAGAACATGACCCTTCCAGGTCTATCCCTGTCGCGGCCCGGAAATTATCCGTCGGCAGGGCAGGTGCAGTCGAAAGAGCGGATGACTAGGCGGACGTCCAAAAGCgacttttttagttttcagtcGCATCTGACCAACTGGAGAAACAGCCCTTCGGATGAAAGCAAACCCTACGTGCCTTCGACTTCGAGTGTGAGCAAAGGCAGTGGATACCACCACAGCTCGGACGGCGGCGCTTTGAGTCCCAAGTCTTTTGCCGACCTACGCCCAACACCTTCTTCGACCTCTTCCAGAGACACGCAGACGTACGAGTCGTTAAGGTACTCGTACAAACCCTCCGATCTGAAACCCACCTTCAAGGACAAAAGAGTCACCGCGACCGCAGAGGGAGATAAAAAGGCTGAGAGAGTGCCGGAGGCCGGCGCCAAAATTTGTGATCAAGGAGTGCAAACTCTAGCAATTAGTGACGCGATAATGGCCGTCATAGATCTCAAAGTAATTAACGAAATTAAAGAGGTGGCTCCTGAGTCAGGTACGCAGTCTCCCGTGCCGCAGGAGACGCCGCCGAAAAACACTTCGCAGACCTCCACGCCGCGAAGGGCGAGCGTCGACCGCGGCAACACGGTCGACGACTGCAGCCCGTCCGTCGGCGACAAACTAATGCGCTACCTGAAAATGGCGCGCAAAAAGAATGCGAATGATAAGCCGGACCGGTTTAAAACCGTCAACTACGACCGCAATCTGAGGTTCATCAAGGCGAAAGGTCCGATACAGGACGAAAACGAGAAGTGGGTGCAGACGAACGAGAGTTGGCTCAGCATGCCGGATGATCCGAATTTATTCGACGAGTCGGCAGTTTTCAGTTCCGACTCGTCGGATTTGGGCTTTTCAAGCAGGGACAGTTTTGACGCAGGCGAGATGTCACAGGGTCAGAGTTTTCTGTCACAACTTTTCAGCGGTCTGCAGCACGCAGCAG CAATGCAGAAGTCCAAGTCCTCATCTCACGTCGGCCACCATGGATCGAGATTAAtggccaagaaaatatggagAACGCGATCAAAGAGCCAGAGTAGGGCCACCCCGTCCTCTACGTCATTGTGGACACCACAG GGCCAGTGCAGATGGACAAGCGTAACTGGAAAAACTGTGATTCTCCCAGGAAGTTCCCTTCTCCAATTAACAGACATCGAAAGGATCGTCTTGCAACAGGTCGCTCTTGCCAAGTTGCAGCAGCTCAATTTGGGCGTCAACATTCGCGTTCCCCCAG ATGAAAGTACGACCCCCGCTGCCAAGCCGAAAAGGAGGCCGTATCTTTTGAAGAGGAAGGCTTTGACGACTGGCTTTTTTGACACTGGCAGGaaagatgaaaataaagaaaaag ATGGTGCCAATTTGGTGTTTGGCATTCCCCTGGTGCAGTGCATCGCCAACGACCGGCTCAGCGAGGGCAGGACCGAGCTGCGGAGGCGGTCGCACCACGGCAGCAGAACCAGTTGCTCCTCGCTGGCCGAGGCGGCCAAGCCTGAGAAG GGCGGTTCCTGTGAATCATTACCCGCCGGTCTGCTCGAAGTTGCCGCCGACGAGGAGCCAATCTCGCCTTCTGTGCCGCACCTAGTCTCAACCTGTTGCAACCACATATCAAAGTACGGTCTCAACACCTTGGGCATTTTCCGTGTGAGCAGTTCAAAAAAGCGCGTGCGACAG CTGAGAGACGACTTTGACAGCGGCAGGGACGTCGAGATGCCACCCGACCTGTGCCCGCACGACGCTGCAACGCTCCTCAAGGAGTTTTTCCGCGACTTGCCGGACCCGTTGATGAGCAGAGAACTTTACCCCGCCTTTATTCAAACCCAAC GAATAAGAAATCGTCGTTTGCAGTTGGAGGCGTTGTGCCACTTAGTGCAGCTTCTGCCCGCCGTCAATAGGGATACTCTAGCCACGCTTTTGGCTTTCCTAAACAACGTTTCACAAAACGCGACGGATAGAAGAAGCGATGCTG gCGAGGTCGTGCCTGGCAACAAAATGGACAGCACAAATTTGGCCACCTTGTTCGCACCGAATATTCTGCACTGTTTCAAGCCGGGCGCGAAGGAGGTTGACAAACCAGAAGAGCGGTCGGACGCCATCAACGTGACGAGATCTCTAATTGATCACTACGCAGAGGTGTTTGAA GTGTCCGCCGAGCTGCTGGACGAGATGTACGTTCACATGATGGACAGTCACCCAGACACCCTGGACCAGCTACTTAGGAAGCTCTGCTACGGCAGCGACGA TTTGGCTGACGATGGGGACAACAGCGTGTTCGAGGGTAGTGAAGGTGGTTCTTCAGTACCGCGAACCCCCACGGATGGAACTCTTACTCCAGTCTCCAACACAGCAGACGAGCCTCAGAG GAGCTGGGCTGACTCACCTAAAAAAGTTTGGACGCGCGAAGAGTTCCTTCACGAAACAGCCGGCATGGGAGGACCAGATGTAGGAAATAG TCATAGAGCGAGAGAACGATCCAAAAAGCGGGGCAAGGAGGAAGAAACGCCCACACGCTGGTTCCAAGGCTCTCGGAAGCGCGAGAAAAGTTCGTCGGAAGAAGGTCGGCGGCGACGGTCGGGCGGCAGCGAGCCGACCACCCCCATTTCCAGCCCGCCAACCCTCAGCTTTCCTTCGTCGCGCTCTCCGTCCTTGGACACGTCGGGGGTGATCACTGCCAGCCTCAAGATCCCGTTCAGTTTGGACGATATTCCGTACATTGAGGACGAGAGGACCACAAGAAGCAGACCAAGTACAGATTCGGCCATCGGATCTACCCTTAGCCCTGTTTCAGGGGCGAGCTCCCCTTCGGATGAAGGAATAACAG GGCGAATCCTCATCCCAACAAAGATTTCCATAGAACCTAAGGACAAAGAAGATGGAGGCAAAACCAAGTTGATGACATCTTCAGAGTCCAAGGTGCAAGTCGTGACCTCTGGGTCAAAGGTCACGACCACCATGCACACAGTGTTGCGCAAGATCGAACGCACGCCGTCAGGCAAGGAAGAAAAGAAGAAGTACACGCGGCGGCGCTACTCGGACACAAGGCACCAGACCACGAATTTCCCGGACGTTGAGGTCCTGGAAAGCGCGGCCGCGGCAGACTCGAATCGGGCCTCGCAGAAATGGAAGCGGCGCGAGCTCATCGCCAGTGACCCCAAGGAACACGAGACATTCGTTTAA